In Fodinicola acaciae, the following proteins share a genomic window:
- a CDS encoding MFS transporter: MVTTVAAPVVRRPSLALAVLVSCQLMLIVDATVMNVALPHIQAELHFTPAGLSWVLNAYTLVFGCLLLLGGRSGDVFGRRGVFVTGVALFTLASLAGGLATSATVLIVARIVQGLAAAMAGPSTLALITTTFSEPKARVRALATLSMIASAGLAVGMIVGGVLTEWFSWRAVLFINVPVGLAIAVLALRFVPVVPRGGHARLDFPGALLATAGVGALVYGCIEVASGGWAAAAPVLLLGVVLICAFVALEARLRQPLLPLRLFADRDRAAAYASVFFGAMGMISMFFFLTQFLQDVLRLSPLVTGLAFLPMAAGMFTMARLVPRLLPRFGPKPMALTGLTLMAAGVLWLTQLSAGSGYLTGLLGPLLLMGIGGGTAFPPMNVVVMTTAPAADAGAAGGTIQTMQQVGGTLGLAVAVTVAGTAGTFVGGMGRAFAVAAGAVAVAFVMAVTFRSTKPKGARTAG, from the coding sequence GTGGTCACAACCGTCGCGGCGCCGGTCGTACGGCGTCCGAGCCTGGCACTCGCGGTGCTGGTGAGCTGCCAGTTGATGCTGATCGTCGACGCGACCGTGATGAACGTCGCGCTGCCGCACATCCAGGCCGAGCTGCACTTCACGCCGGCCGGTCTGTCCTGGGTCCTGAACGCGTACACGCTGGTCTTCGGCTGTCTGCTGCTGCTCGGCGGCCGGTCCGGCGACGTGTTCGGCCGGCGCGGGGTCTTCGTCACCGGCGTCGCGCTCTTCACGCTCGCGTCGCTGGCCGGTGGCCTCGCCACCAGCGCGACCGTGCTGATCGTGGCGCGGATCGTGCAGGGCCTCGCCGCCGCGATGGCCGGTCCCAGCACGCTCGCGTTGATCACCACGACCTTCAGCGAGCCGAAGGCACGCGTACGCGCGTTGGCGACGCTGTCGATGATCGCGAGCGCGGGCCTGGCCGTCGGCATGATCGTCGGTGGCGTACTCACCGAGTGGTTCAGCTGGCGCGCCGTGCTGTTCATCAACGTGCCGGTCGGCCTGGCGATCGCCGTGCTGGCGCTGCGGTTCGTACCGGTGGTGCCGCGCGGTGGCCACGCACGGTTGGACTTCCCTGGAGCGTTGCTCGCCACCGCCGGCGTCGGCGCGCTGGTCTACGGCTGCATCGAGGTCGCGTCCGGTGGCTGGGCCGCGGCCGCGCCGGTTCTGCTGCTCGGCGTCGTCCTGATCTGCGCGTTCGTCGCGTTGGAAGCGCGGCTGCGCCAGCCGTTGCTGCCGCTGCGGCTGTTCGCCGACCGCGACCGCGCGGCCGCGTACGCGAGCGTCTTCTTCGGCGCGATGGGGATGATCTCGATGTTCTTCTTCCTGACCCAGTTCCTGCAGGACGTGCTGCGGCTCAGTCCGCTGGTCACCGGCCTGGCGTTCCTGCCGATGGCGGCCGGCATGTTCACCATGGCGCGGCTGGTGCCGCGGTTGCTGCCGCGCTTCGGTCCCAAGCCGATGGCGCTGACCGGCCTCACCCTGATGGCCGCCGGCGTACTGTGGCTGACGCAGCTGTCCGCCGGCAGCGGTTATCTGACCGGCCTGCTCGGACCGCTGCTGCTGATGGGGATCGGCGGCGGTACGGCGTTTCCGCCGATGAACGTGGTCGTCATGACCACCGCGCCAGCCGCCGACGCCGGTGCCGCCGGCGGCACCATCCAGACCATGCAGCAGGTCGGCGGCACGCTCGGTCTCGCGGTGGCGGTCACCGTCGCCGGCACCGCCGGCACGTTCGTCGGCGGCATGGGCCGCGCCTTCGCGGTGGCCGCCGGAGCGGTCGCGGTGGCCTTCGTGATGGCGGTTACTTTCCGGTCAACCAAGCCAAAGGGGGCCCGTACGGCGGGCTGA